The Oryza brachyantha chromosome 7, ObraRS2, whole genome shotgun sequence genomic interval CATATTGGTGCTGATCTCCACCCGTGTTCTCCATAGTCATCTAATTTATAAAGTAACAATAAGTATCAATATGGTATCATCtagtgtaaaaattataacatgtaTACATGCTGAAATTATGTGATATCTTCCGGTATGATGTGATACCACAAAGTAACTGCTGATACCAAACTTTATACTGGATGATACCTaatggtatcatctggtatcatatgatacctGTCGATACTAAGTGATATCAATCAGTATCAATATGGTATCGTccagtataaaaattataacatgtgTATACATGCTGAAATTAGGTGATACCTTTTGGTATGATTTGATTCCACAAAGTAACTACTGATACCAAACTTTATACCGGATGATACCTGATGGTATCATCTGATAACTAACGATACTAAGTGGTATCAACAAGTATCAATATGATATCGTCcagtgtaaaaattataacatgtgTATACATGCTGGAATTAGATGATATCTTCTGGTATGATGTGATACCATAAAGTAACTACTGATACCAAACTTTATAGTGAACGATACCTGATGGTATTATCTGGTATCATATGGTACCTAGCGATACTAAGTGGTAACACATCCTTGCTACGGTTCATTGTTTCACCTAGAGAAGGTTTTCAATTGTGAACATAGTactacttttttatacattggTCAAAGACATATcagcataaaaaatatatgtgaaaagACTTAACAATGTCATCTAGTAGTAGCTATTGATGGCTATAGACATGGGGCCACagaaacaaatatatcaaGTACTTGTATAGATATGTATGAGGCATATTGTTTCATTCCCTGCCTCGAGTTGTTCACtctctataaaaaaacttaataatgTATAGTGTAGTGAGATCTGGCAAAGAGAGAATAGAAAACGTTCCTGTTTGCTACTGCTCTCACTCTCCTCCTTTCCTCCTTTTCACgcaccgcagcagcagcagacaaAAGCCCTTTCCTCCTTTCCACGCGCAGCAGTagacaaaagccaaaagacaGCAGTAGATCGGCGCCGCCAAGGGGGGATGCGGTCTGCAGAAGACGTGCGTGCGGGGATGTGCTTTTTAAGTTTCACTAATATGTCCCGTACGCACGGGATACCGTGCTATAGTCTCCCTCTTTTTTAGTTATATGTGTTTTCTCAtatgttaataatttttttaaaaaaatagttgattACTTAACTATTAGtcatattttgttatttcatAAAATCATGTTTGTAAATTGACAGCTTTacgttatatttttattctgatatattacttatatttaggCTGGCTGAGGGCCTAGGCGGGAGGGGCGGTCACCTAGGGCCTAGCTGGAAGGGGGGGGGGCCAACCAAATGATCACTTGGTTtgatgtttatattattaatcaaCTTACCAAACTATGGATGACTATATCTACTAGTTAAGATTAGTAGCTCTATGATTTACTTGTtagcttttttatcataaccaaaatttgaattttgaaacttataatattatattttattttaaggtGTTCTTATTGTAGCTTTTTTCCTAGCATTGTCTTTTAATCGCTaaggacacaaataaaaatgttttagttataaattattttttggttcacatcattttttcattcattttctttattttagtttttaatttaatctCAACATcatttaccaaaatttagacTGAGACTATATGAGTTAATACTTGATTTATCATGTTAGTGatgtttatttatatcacTTTAGaagttaaataattataaaatatatattacaagtaaaaaatatttagcctAAGGGGCTTATGGCACCGAGTTCTCTTGGGGCTCTCGAAACTATAGAATTGACCATGCTTATATTATTGCAAAGATTATTTCTTCATTTTCAAAGgagattttttgtttgattttagtgactatgttttgtttttattatgccATTGTAATATAAGAGCAAGATCAATAGAAGAGCTAATTACTAACTCTAAAATCTTTCTATGTCATTGAGAACTAATATAGAGCCAATTTGTAcaatagtcacgtataaacATCTAAATCATTAATGTATAATTCACCAATTATACAGATATAGATTATCTTGAAGTCTATGTTATAGCAAACTGAAAATGTGCAGcccatttatcttttatcttttttcctATGTTCTTcacataagtataaatatgacCTAATAATTTTTAGAGTCCGCTTATGTCACTCATCGTACTCATTCTAAATATGATACGATTTCGGTTGTATTTTGTTGtgtttattaaatatttcGGTCCTATCttcatttctattttctaATGGTGCGTCGGTCACTGACTTCAACTACGATCTCACAGTCGCCGATGGATTGCTACTAAGGGTCTGATTGATGAAGATTTAGATTCTAAAAAGCAACTACTTAGTAactagcttctgagaatctggaaaagttCCTAAACACAGCTTATCCAACTtttggattcttagtttattttttagaatctgtaactatagattctcacaAATTATGGACTGTTTCGGACAGTTTCTGACAGAAacagtttttgaaaaaaactgtAACTACGAAAAACTCACCGAACAGACCCTAAGCCAGTCCCGATATCAATGTTGTGGCAGAAAATCCCCTCGAAGCTTGAAGAACCAATGGCCAACCATCTAGGCGTCATTAGTAGCGAAATAGTCATTAATTCTTGGCCGCCACGGAGTTATAGCTAATGATTTCtactcccttttcttttggctTCTTTGCTTGTTGACCAAATCTCGATGCAGCAGCATAAATAGCACCCCATCTTTGCACCGAGCAATCAAAAACTCGCACACTTGTAGTAGGAAGttttccccgccgccgccggcgacgatggccggagccggagacggcgacgggcgagccGTCCCCGTCCGCGGGCGCGTGGTGCTGTTCCCGCTGCCGTTCCAGGGCCACCTGAGCCCGATGCTGCAGCTCGCCGGGGCGCTCCACGCGCGCggggtcgccgccaccgtgctGCACACCGACTACAACGCGCCCGACCCGGCGGCGCACCCGGAGTTCGCgttcgtcgccgtgccgtccGGGGCCGTCtcggcggcgctcgccgcggcgcccggGGACGGGATCGCCAAGATCATGGCGCTCAACGCCGCCATCGAGGCGTCCGGGTGCGCCCGCGACGCGCTCGCGTCGGTGATCTCggggtcggcgccgccgcggccggcgtgcCTGGTCATCGACGCCGCCCTCCCCGGCGCGCAGAAggccgcggcggagctcgGCCTGCCGACGATCGTGCtgcacaccggcagcgcgGCTGCGTTCCGCCTGTTCAGGTCGTACGCCATGCTCCGCGAGAAGGGCTACTTGCCAGCGAAAGGTGAACTGAAATTCATTTGATTCTATACATAAATTAAATGATTGCGCGCCACAAATTCGTATTTTAGAAGGTTGTATGTCATGTTGGATAAATTATTTCGATTGAAATTTCAAATACATTACAGGTGgtcactgtatttattttgatttggatACAACTGTCGTCGTTGATcttttttagttaatttaatcattcatcttattaaatactacctccgtttcataatatgagatgtttgatttttttttcgaaacgtttaaccattcgtcttattcaaaaatttagtataaatataaaaaataataagtcgtgcttaaagttcatTCGATAATAAAGTATGTCACaagtaaaacaaatgatattttcataatttatagaataagacaaatgatcaaagaaaaaaaatcaaacatcttgcatTATGAAACTAAGGGAGTATGTAaatattagtataaatatgtaaaaaaagttataagtaaaatatatttgataataaatccaatcacaataaaataaataatagctatataagttttttgaataagagaaACGGTAAAACATATGTTAAAAGTTAACTACGTCACCTTACTAAGGTGGTACAAATAATTTTACAGATGGtttaatttcatttcaccGGTATCCACTTCATACCGGTAATAACACGGATGCATTTGTTCAATTTAATTTCAGTCCGGCTAAATCCCTTCAAATGATTTTTCACTCTTATAGGTCAATGGTTTGTTTCGCATATGTAATACACTCTGTTTCACCcctctctaaaaaaaaatcatgttttcaAATGCAAGCATGTCTGCACTAGTATTTAACCACACATCTTCACTAGTATTTAATTAAGAGCATGCTAcacaaactttaaaaattgtCAATAGTTTGATTCAGAAAGATGGGAGTTAAAGATTCTGGCAAGGAATACGTTATACGAGATTTTACCATTATTTAATTCAGAAAGTTTTATTGCATTTCAACAGTATccaatatttcaaaatagtaggggtgattgtttgggtttttcatcagaaaaaaaacaaaggacgGCATattcaaaaatgaaaatattttgtaaataaaacttttatgtacatattctcagcgatctaaaagttaatgctaGAAATAGActccgataaaaaaaccctagaattaactctaaatttaaggttaaaaatttaaattttaatatataatcataagaaaaacGAAAGACGAGGTAAATAATAAAGATGGCTTAATCAATTCCATATGAAcaatttggatttttgtttcatttcagAGTCTGAGCTGAACAGGCCAATAAAGGAGATGCCACCACTGCGAGTGTCGGACCTGTTTGACCCAAGCAAATACTTCAACGAGGAAATGGGGAACAAAATCTTGGCCCTCTCAACCGAAACCACAACGAACTCCTCCGGGGCCGTGGTCAACACATTCGAAGCTCTCGAGACACCTGAGCTGCAGTCAGTTCGTGACGAGCTCGGCGCCACCATTCCGGTGTTCGCCATTGGCCCTCTCCATAAGCTCTCCAACAATGGCGACAGGAGCAGCCTGCTCGAGCAGGACCGGAGCTGCATCGAGTGGCTGGACACGAAGGAGCCTGGCTCTGTGCTATATGTGAGCTTTGGGAGTGTGGTTAGGGTGAATCAGGATGATTTCACGGAGGTGGCATGGGGTTTGGCAAACAGTGGAAGGCCTTTCCTATGGGTTGTTCGACCCGGCCTCGTGGCCGGTAGCTCTGGGAAACCGGATCTACCGGATGGGTTTCGGGAGGCGGTCGAGGATAGGGGCAAGATGGTTGATTGGGCGCCGCAAGCGGAGGTGTTGGCTCACCACGCGGTTGGCGGGTTTTGGACGCATAATGGGTGGAACTCGACGTTAGAGAGTATTTTTGAAGGAGTCCTGATGTTGTCGAGACCTAGTTTTGGTGATCAGCCAGTGACCGCAAGGTATGTGCAAGAGACGTGGCGCACAGGGTTTTTGGTGGAGGGTAAGGTAGAGAGAGGGAAGATTGAGAAGGCCATTAGGAGGTTGatggaaggggaggaggcagCTGAGGTTAAGGAGAGAGCAGATGAACTTAAGAAGCAAATGTTGATGTGCTTGGAGGACGGTGGATCTACTCAACAAGCCGTAGATAAGTTGGTGGATCATATATTATCTCTATGAggttttttcctctttcctgAACTAATGTCTGATATATTATGTTTTAGTGTTTACGTATGTCTATGATCATAGCCTTTTGTTGATAGACCTATTATAAGTTTTGTATAtctcttttaaataaaacggaaaAAGGACTCTTTCTCAAAAGAGATAGGCAGTCATCGCATTATCTACTTGATTATGATATTGATTTTGATCCAACGGATAATGCAAATCGAGGGCTCGCCAAcctatacaaattttttactCAAATGATTCTTTTCAGGTGGGTTCTCGGCTTCAAATCGaagtttttaataaagtgGGCTCTGAAATCTCAATATGTGTTGCCTCATCCGAGAGTCAACGTATGCAAAAATattgtccttttcttttcctgccTGTCCTAGCACTAGCTATGTGATgaaaaacagttcaattcagATGGttgactgattttttttcctttacaaaaaaataaatattttcagagAAGGCAAAATGAATTGGCATGCCCAacataatagaaaatattttatatctatactcctttaaaaAAAGGCAATTTGTCACCCCACCATctatcttgttttctttatcaACTACTCTATATCCTTTagtgttaaaaaatagtttttttacatgttattaatatcGGATTCGGATCGAGTGCAGTCCCTATAGCGACTGCAAGTTTAGCAGTAGCCAATCTGAGCTGTTCCTAAGAGATCAAACAGTTGGCTCACGTCAGACCTCAACGAGCGTTTAATGTTATAATTCTTCCTTTcaccctttttcttcttcaggtTAAGGAAACAACTCTATTCCTTTTCTTACATCATGGCTGTTAGGGAAATTGAGGCATAACCGagacaaatatttaacgtgaaaacTCTTGTGGGAAAAAACTGCGTGCGTCAACTGGCAATAACCACTGTGAGAAGATGATTTGCTGGTATGATGTCGGAGTCAACTAGCCATCTCGCCACCGGCAAAGCCTTAAAACTTACGCAAATACAAAGTGTACAAAGGAGAGAATTTTTGGTGTTGCAATACtggcatttttttctaatgtatTTCTTCTGtacttaaaaagaaaattacatgTCAACATGATCATCTACTCTGTTTGCGGATCATCTACTCTGTCCGCAAACGCACTAAGTCTTATTTATAATTCCAATATATTTCGGATCtctgttcaaatatatatattccggATCCAATTCTTACACACGGACACCACAAGtataatgacatttttttaacacacGAGTAGATATCACTCGTTTCttatatgttatctaaataataattaagatataaaaataacaaaattgattaatatagttACGAATGTGCGTGAACaagttttagtttaatttgttttttcttcttttttacaactattattataaattgagagatataatattttaatatatttttaattattatttatgtgacacgcaaaaaataagtaaagttCACGCGTGAGCTGAAAATCTATATCCGTCCTTCTCATATGTCACCCACTGTTTCTCCGACTTTGTTTGCTCTAGCGCAATCGCTCTGTTGCCGCTGCACTATCGGAGCACAGAGACTAAGGATTGCTAGTTTTATGCACGTCCGATGCTTGGTGAATGGCCGGATCAGCTGCTACTGCCAAAGTTGCGGTAAAAATAGCAACTTCACCTGATCTGAAtccattaatattttatttcatctctaaaatacaagtttatCACTCTCAAAGAATCTATGGAACATTTGATGTACCATTACAAAGCATGGGTACTTTGCTAGTATCCCAAAAGAGACTTAAGGATCTGTTTGGAGGATCAAACTGTCTCAAACAATCCACACCTTCTAAAAATCTGTagatatagatttaaaaaataattaaaaaaccagAAGCTGGATTTTGGAGCTTTTTCATGCTCTAGAAGCTGACTACAAAAAGCTGAACAGGCCCTAAGATTCGGTGTGGATGTTGAATTGCTGAGGCCGAGAGTAAGGCGTTCCGTTGCAACAGATAGCAAAAGCAACTTTAAATGCCTAAGGATAATTACTTGCTCATCCCGGGCACAAGCTTAATTAGCTAAACATAGTCGATTCCTGCTTAATTTATAGGGTCAAATACGGCAATGAACTTGTGGAAGCATTGTTTAATTCTAAGCCGCCAGTATATGGATTTTATTGTTAAACTAAACTCATCATTCATCCATACACATCACCCTAACCTACCCAcgtaaacaaaatatatatatatatatatatatatatatatatatatatatatatataaatgctgAAACCAAGTTAGCTGTATATCGCTATCTGGAGACACTTTCTTATAAGAAAATCAGAACACATTTCGTAAGCTGACGTgtcattgttttatgctaacTCTGTCCAATAATAACTGTACTTTTAGAATTCAATTTTGTTGTACAAATAGTGTATCTGTAGAGTTTTTTAGTATCCTATCGCTCACCTTATATTTAAACCTCTATCCATTTTATCCATACATACATCTTATTCCATgcaattttcttatttaacaAGAGATATTTATGTCATTTTTTCTGCAACTAATTTGCCTCTATAGCTAAATAGAAATGCACTTATATGAATTGAGAATTTGTTTTCCTTGGGCTGACGAGAGAAACAAATAGTTTAtccaaagaaaaacatgacATAAATTACAAAGAAGTAGGAAAGTAGCATATATCTATTCCACTCAATAATAACAAttctctaaaaaattaatgaaaaagcTTTATAAAACTAGTTAAACACTATGCATTATTATATaccctatcttttcgtttctgcttatattttggcttTTGTATCACtgagaatacgtatataaatttttcatttaaaaattatttttcgtttacaaatatgtcatttaacttttttcataaaaacgtgaaacaatcacccctattTAATTGTTCTTATTGTAACAATTGCTACTACCTTAttttatatcgtgaagatTTTATATCACACCTAGACGTTTTAGCTATACAAAGAGTTATATAATCAATTTACattattagtatatatgtatttagctTCGTTAGCATCTATACCAATCTGGACCACGCTAAAAGTAAGATTATTACACATGACATGACATATAACAATGACAAAGTTCTCTCTCAAATGGAATCATGCCAATTTTATGTCTGCGTGATTGTATCGTTTACCAGATGTCCAGATGGTTGGTTTTATTTAGGAAAAGAAAGGGACACATTATTTTCTCCGGGTATAATACTCACCGGATGCAATCACATGGCGCGTCGGCGCTCGCTCCTAGTGGCAAGGCCTGCGCGAgcgcgacctcgccggcggcaatGGCCGAGAAAGAAGCAGCggtcctcgccggccgccgcgtcgcgctgTTCCCGCTGCCGTTCCAGGGCCACCTCAGCCCCATGCtccagctcgccgcgctcctccGCGCGCggggcctcgccgtcgccgtcctccacaCCGACTTCAACGCGCCCGACCCGGCGCGCCACCACCCGGACCTCGCCTTCGTCCCCATCCGCGAGACGCTCCCCGAGGAGGCCACCTCCCCGGACGCCGACATCGTCGCGCAGCTCCTCGCGCTCAACGCCGCCTGCGAGGCGCCGTTCCGGGACGCGCTGGCGTCGCTGCTTCCCGACGTGGCGTGCGCGGTCGTCGACGGGCAGTGGTACGCGGCgttgggcgcggcggcgcagctcgGCGTCCCCGTGCTCGCGCTCCGGACGGACAGCGCCGCCACGTTCCGCAGCATGCTCGCCTACCCGCGGCTGCGCGACGCCGGATATATCCCAATCGATGGCAAGCAAAGATTGAATTAGATCTGAATCTTGCAAGAGTATGCCCATGAGTGTCACTCCCTCTTGCTGAATCTTGTGGATTCTCTTGCAGAGCAGCGGCTGGATGAGCCGGTGCCGGAGCTGGAGCCGCTCCGGGTGCGAGACCTGATCCGCGTCGACGGCTGCCAGCCCGACGCACTGTGCGGCTTCAtcgcccgcgtcgccgacgccatGTGCGCTTCGGCATCTGGGGTCGTGGTCAACACGTTCGCCGCCATCGAGGCGTCGGAGCTGGACAAGATACAGGCCGAGCTATCCCAGCCTGCCTTCGCCGTCGGTCCGCTGCACAAGCTaaccccggcggcggccgcggcggagcaCGACTTCCGATACCAGCTATACGGCCCGGACTGCGTGGCGTGGCTCGACGCGCACCCGCCGCGCTCCGTGCTGTACGTGAGCCTGGGGAGCGTGGCCTGCATCGACCGCGGCGTGTTCGATGAGATGGCCTGGGGTCTCTCCATCAGCGGCGTGCCGTTCCTCTGGGTCGTCCGGCCAGGCTCCGTTCGCGGCGGCATGCCGGCGCTACCCTACGGGCTCGACTGGAGCATGGGCAAGATCGTGCCATGGGCGCCGCAGAGGGACGTCCTAGCGCACCGGGCGACCGGCGGGTTCTGGACGCACTGCGGGTGGAACTCGACGCTGGAGAGCGTCTGCGAAGGTGTGCCCATGCTGGCGCAGCCGTGCTTCGGCGACCAGACGGTGAACGCGAGGTACGTGACGCAGCAGTGGGGCGTCGGGCTGGAGCTCGGCGAGGTGTTCGACCGgtcgcgcgccgccgaggcggTGAGGAGGCTGATGGTTGGGGAAGAATGCGCCGCGATGAGGGAGAGAGCACACGGCCTTAAAACCCGCGCGAATCAACGCGTCGCTGCTGCTACTCGCGCCATCGACAATCTTGTCGATTACATTTGCTCGCTGTCAACTGCTCCGTGTTAGAATTCATCAACACAAGTAATCTTTGGTTTAGAGCTCCTGTCTCTTCCTCTTATCTCGAGTAAATTTGTACTCGCTCCCATTGACTTTTATACGTACATTTaatcttcgtcttattaaaaaaattatataattgttgTTAATggttgatttattactaaggtaatttaagtatgatttataaatttgcatatttagacAAAAGatattgaataagatgaagggTTCACAAACTCTCCAACAATGGCGATAGGAGCAGCCTGCTCTAACACGACAAGAGCTGCATCGAGTGGCTATACACGAAGGAGGCTATGTgctatgagcaattttacactCCTTGAGTATGTACTGAgagctaccaaaattttagtataaaatttggtaccttctagtatctaggtaccaagagatatcaaaattttagtgtaaaattttgatatctcttgataccttctcaaggactgTAAAAGTGCTCCTATGCTATATATGAGCTTTGGAAGCTTGGTTACAGTGAATCACATGATGATTTCAAGGAGGTAGCACGGGGTTTGGCAAAATAGTGGAAGGCCCTTCCTATGGGTGGTTCGACCTGGCCTCGTGACTAGTAGTTCCGGCCTCTAAAAAACAGGATCTATCGGACGTGTTTTAGGAGGTGGTCGAGGGTAGGGGCAAGATGGTCGATTAGGCGCCACAAGTGGAGGTGCTGGCTCACTGTGCGGTGGGCAGGTATTGGAAGCATAACGGGTGGAACTCAACATTAGAGAGTATTTATGTGGGAGTCTCGATGTTACCGATATCTAGTTTTGGTGATCAGTCGATGACTGCAAGGTATCTGCAAGAGATATGGTGGATAGGGTTTTTGGTGGACAGAAAGGTTGAGAGGTGGAAGCTTCAGGAGGCTATTAGGTGGTTGATAGaaggggaagaggaggtgAATGAGAGAGCAGATGAACTTAGGAAGCAAGTGTTGATGAGCTTGGAAGACAGTGGAATAGTGGATCTACTCAACAAGCTGTTGATAAGTTTGGTGGATCATATATTATCTCTcttaggcttttttttttcttccccgAAATAACGTCCAGTGTACTGATATATTGTGTTTTATTGTTTACATTACATATGTCCATGGCTGCAGCTTTTTCTTGATAAATCTATTAAAGTTTTTGGATTTCtctttaaataagataacTGATGCAAAAGTattgtccttttcttttcccgcACGTCTTAGCCCTAGCTGTGTGATGAAAACCAGTTCGATCCATATGGTTGacgagttttttttccttcacgataaataaatatttttctttgaaaaagaGAAGGCAAAATGAATTGGCGTGCCCAACTGAAGCCAtacataagagaaaaaaaatctttcacatataaaaaaagaaactgatATTCGGTGTGGACGTTGAATCGCTGAGACCGAGAGTAAGGTGTTGCGTTGCAACagatagcaaaagaaactttaaATGTTCAAGGATAATTACTTGCTCGTCGCACACGGTTAATTAGCTGAACATAGTTGATTCCTGCTTCATTTCTAGAATTAAATAAGGCAATGAACTTGTCGAAACATTGTTTCATTCTACGCCGccagtatttttattttattgtacaAACTAAACTCATCATTCATCCCGACACATCACCCTAACCTACCCACGTAAACcaaaaaaagtataaaaaatgCTGAAACTAAGCTAGCTGTATATCGCTATCTGGCCACACTTTTCTTACAACAAAATCAGAACGCATGGCAGACATTTCTGCGGTGATTGTTCGGATCTTTTACGAAAAAAAGTAAAACGATGTATTTGTGAAcggaatttaatttataattaaatttatatatatatttgtcaaggttaaaaaatcaactttgataaaaaatcaaaatcaacttggttaaggttaaaaatttaaaatttaacttataaagcAGAGACCGAAAAGATGGGTGTTCGCAAGCTGGCATGGCATTGTTTGCTGCcgtatttgtttttgtttggtcGAGGAGAGAAACAAATCGTTTCTCCAAAGCAAAACAACTCATTGACATAAATTAATAGTAATTCTCTATAAGTTAAACTTAGAAAAAACTTCATAAATCTACTTGAACACAATATGCATTATTAATAATGTTCTTATCGTAATACTATGTTATTCCCGTGTTTCATACTCCGtatgttttacaatataatatattctaactttatctagattcatatggatacgaataaatttagacatatataaatacatattcatcaattaatgaatttaggcaaatgctaaaaaatcttataatatgaaacggagatagtattttaatatttttatccaatctaaatttattaatgtaTCAAAGATATTATAATTATGCATAGATTCATCATTTGATCTCATTCCTTGTATACATAAGTTTAGATTAAATGGGATCTAtatta includes:
- the LOC102711996 gene encoding UDP-glycosyltransferase 76C2-like; this translates as MAGAGDGDGRAVPVRGRVVLFPLPFQGHLSPMLQLAGALHARGVAATVLHTDYNAPDPAAHPEFAFVAVPSGAVSAALAAAPGDGIAKIMALNAAIEASGCARDALASVISGSAPPRPACLVIDAALPGAQKAAAELGLPTIVLHTGSAAAFRLFRSYAMLREKGYLPAKESELNRPIKEMPPLRVSDLFDPSKYFNEEMGNKILALSTETTTNSSGAVVNTFEALETPELQSVRDELGATIPVFAIGPLHKLSNNGDRSSLLEQDRSCIEWLDTKEPGSVLYVSFGSVVRVNQDDFTEVAWGLANSGRPFLWVVRPGLVAGSSGKPDLPDGFREAVEDRGKMVDWAPQAEVLAHHAVGGFWTHNGWNSTLESIFEGVLMLSRPSFGDQPVTARYVQETWRTGFLVEGKVERGKIEKAIRRLMEGEEAAEVKERADELKKQMLMCLEDGGSTQQAVDKLVDHILSL
- the LOC121054959 gene encoding DIMBOA UDP-glucosyltransferase BX8-like, producing MQSHGASALAPSGKACASATSPAAMAEKEAAVLAGRRVALFPLPFQGHLSPMLQLAALLRARGLAVAVLHTDFNAPDPARHHPDLAFVPIRETLPEEATSPDADIVAQLLALNAACEAPFRDALASLLPDVACAVVDGQWYAALGAAAQLGVPVLALRTDSAATFRSMLAYPRLRDAGYIPIDEQRLDEPVPELEPLRVRDLIRVDGCQPDALCGFIARVADAMCASASGVVVNTFAAIEASELDKIQAELSQPAFAVGPLHKLTPAAAAAEHDFRYQLYGPDCVAWLDAHPPRSVLYVSLGSVACIDRGVFDEMAWGLSISGVPFLWVVRPGSVRGGMPALPYGLDWSMGKIVPWAPQRDVLAHRATGGFWTHCGWNSTLESVCEGVPMLAQPCFGDQTVNARYVTQQWGVGLELGEVFDRSRAAEAVRRLMVGEECAAMRERAHGLKTRANQRVAAATRAIDNLVDYICSLSTAPC